Proteins from a single region of Streptomyces vinaceus:
- a CDS encoding class I SAM-dependent methyltransferase, with protein MSGQQYDGIGEAFEGFKSLPMIRYGEVPSFLGLVGEVSGRSVLDLACGTGFYSREFKRRGAADVLGVDISGEMIAAAREIERREPLGVRYEVGDVAELPLLEARFDIALGVQCLNYAEDLATMERMCRNIHRNLVPGGEFFVLAQNPDYRFDCPSLETYGFRCEPAGEIETGRRVRVTALLDPQPLTIVSSAPHREAYETSLGAAGFGEITWVPLEVSDAGLREFGKEYWADLLAYPPLAMLRCRA; from the coding sequence ATGAGCGGACAGCAGTACGACGGGATCGGCGAGGCGTTCGAGGGGTTCAAGTCCCTGCCGATGATCCGGTACGGGGAGGTACCCAGCTTCCTGGGCCTGGTCGGGGAGGTCAGCGGCAGGTCGGTCCTCGACCTGGCGTGCGGAACCGGTTTCTACAGCCGGGAGTTCAAGCGGCGCGGCGCCGCCGACGTCCTCGGCGTCGACATCTCCGGCGAGATGATCGCCGCCGCGCGCGAGATCGAACGGCGCGAACCGCTGGGCGTGCGCTACGAGGTCGGTGACGTAGCCGAACTCCCGCTCCTCGAAGCACGCTTCGACATCGCGCTGGGGGTGCAGTGCCTCAACTACGCCGAGGACCTCGCCACGATGGAGCGGATGTGCCGCAACATCCACCGCAACCTCGTCCCGGGCGGGGAGTTCTTCGTCCTCGCGCAGAACCCCGACTACCGGTTCGACTGCCCGTCCCTGGAGACGTACGGGTTCCGCTGCGAGCCGGCCGGCGAGATCGAGACGGGCCGGCGGGTGCGGGTCACCGCCCTCCTCGACCCGCAGCCCCTCACCATCGTCTCCTCGGCCCCGCACCGCGAGGCCTACGAGACGTCCCTCGGGGCGGCCGGGTTCGGCGAGATCACCTGGGTCCCGCTGGAGGTCTCCGACGCGGGCCTCCGCGAGTTCGGCAAGGAGTACTGGGCGGACCTGCTCGCGTACCCGCCGCTCGCGATGCTCCGCTGCCGCGCCTGA
- a CDS encoding carboxylesterase/lipase family protein, with protein MTRARTGGVRSLLAAACAVAALLTSALPAAAAAKAPPGGSPRPQAAVAQGVVRGRAVEGSGAQEFLGVPYAAPPVGDARLRPPQEPRPWTGVREAVRQAPACLQFSPFGLSDPAAVSEDCLYLDVYRPAAARAGARLPVIVWLHGGAYSQGTGTQFGGGTMAELTGSVVVSINYRLGQLGYLGLPEITGQNPQRSGSFGLMDQMAALRWTRQNIAAFGGNPGNVTVSGQSAGSGSVCALLAAPSAAGLFHRAVLQSGPCTLLRTPDGARAESEARTFAAGAGCTDAAALAACLRSASGTALVEAARTVPTSGPASGDGLLPVDPATAIGSGHWNKVPVMIGSTRSEARLFVALTQPYLTQEQYTAQVLAGYGAAGPEVLARYPVSAYGSPYLALSALTTDSTFACQTAWTAQLLAAQVPTYVYEFDDPDSPTLRGAQVPGLDESNAHSAELAYLHDFTMAERPLTSAQVALATRMKRYWGAFARYGTPVVPGQTAWPAAGSGATVLTLNPSATRTGTSFGSDHQCAFWRSQPPRPL; from the coding sequence GTGACCCGGGCGCGTACGGGCGGGGTGCGGTCGCTGCTCGCCGCCGCGTGCGCGGTCGCGGCCCTGCTCACCTCCGCGCTCCCCGCCGCGGCCGCGGCGAAGGCCCCGCCCGGCGGATCCCCCCGTCCCCAGGCCGCCGTCGCGCAGGGCGTGGTGCGGGGCCGGGCCGTCGAGGGGTCCGGGGCCCAGGAGTTCCTCGGCGTCCCCTACGCCGCTCCCCCGGTCGGCGACGCCCGGCTGCGCCCGCCGCAGGAGCCGCGCCCCTGGACCGGCGTCCGCGAGGCCGTCCGCCAGGCCCCGGCCTGTCTGCAGTTCTCGCCGTTCGGGCTGAGCGATCCGGCGGCCGTCAGCGAGGACTGCCTGTACCTCGACGTGTACCGGCCCGCCGCCGCCCGCGCCGGAGCCCGGCTGCCGGTGATCGTGTGGCTGCACGGGGGTGCGTACAGCCAGGGCACGGGCACGCAGTTCGGCGGCGGCACCATGGCGGAACTCACCGGCAGTGTCGTCGTCAGCATCAACTACCGCCTGGGCCAGCTCGGTTACCTGGGGCTGCCGGAGATAACCGGGCAGAACCCGCAGCGCTCCGGCTCCTTCGGGCTGATGGACCAGATGGCGGCGCTGCGCTGGACCCGGCAGAACATCGCCGCGTTCGGCGGGAACCCGGGGAACGTCACGGTCTCGGGTCAGTCGGCGGGCAGCGGTTCGGTGTGCGCGCTGCTCGCCGCGCCGTCCGCGGCCGGCCTGTTCCACCGGGCCGTACTGCAGAGCGGGCCCTGCACCCTGCTCCGTACGCCGGACGGCGCGCGGGCCGAGTCCGAGGCGCGGACCTTCGCCGCGGGCGCGGGCTGTACGGACGCGGCCGCGCTGGCCGCGTGCCTGCGGTCCGCCTCGGGTACGGCGCTGGTCGAGGCGGCCCGTACGGTGCCCACCTCGGGCCCGGCGTCGGGTGACGGGCTGCTGCCGGTCGATCCTGCGACGGCCATCGGGAGCGGGCACTGGAACAAGGTGCCGGTGATGATCGGGAGCACCCGGTCCGAGGCACGCCTGTTCGTCGCGCTGACCCAGCCGTACCTGACGCAGGAGCAGTACACGGCGCAGGTCCTGGCGGGGTACGGGGCCGCCGGGCCCGAGGTGCTGGCCCGCTATCCGGTGTCGGCGTACGGGTCGCCGTACCTCGCGCTGTCGGCGTTGACGACGGACTCGACGTTCGCCTGCCAGACGGCGTGGACGGCGCAGCTGCTGGCCGCCCAGGTTCCCACGTACGTCTACGAGTTCGACGACCCGGACTCGCCGACGCTGCGCGGGGCGCAGGTGCCCGGCCTCGACGAGTCGAACGCGCACAGTGCGGAGTTGGCGTACCTGCACGACTTCACCATGGCCGAGCGCCCGCTGACGTCCGCTCAGGTGGCTCTCGCGACACGGATGAAGCGGTACTGGGGTGCCTTCGCGCGCTACGGGACCCCCGTGGTACCGGGGCAGACGGCGTGGCCGGCGGCCGGTTCCGGGGCGACGGTCCTCACGCTGAACCCCTCGGCCACCCGGACGGGCACTTCGTTCGGTTCGGACCACCAGTGCGCGTTCTGGCGGTCCCAGCCGCCCCGGCCGCTCTGA
- the surE gene encoding 5'/3'-nucleotidase SurE: MRRKRVLPPTVLILCTAALAGTAPAVASPLTATAPARTTAPPAAPLRILLTNDDGYNAPGIRKAFERLTAAGYDVTIVAPLTNQSGTGTKMMSAPTLAVKHPEPKVWAVDGTPGDCVLFGLSEVFEGRAPDLVVSGTNFGPNVAGLATHSGTVGGAVAALESGVPAIALSTGGMAVPDPAATVNAMGPTMDFAVKLIDRLRTRAKSGPLLPKGVGLNVNHPVVGADGKGTAAGVAATFQDPQAPLQPDFTDSGDGTWKVDVRFRPQPPAKGGDVEAVGANKIAVSPMNADWNTGPADFAVTAALVAGVRP, from the coding sequence GTGAGACGCAAGCGAGTCCTGCCGCCGACCGTGCTCATCCTGTGCACGGCCGCCCTCGCGGGTACGGCCCCCGCGGTCGCCTCCCCGCTCACCGCGACCGCCCCCGCGCGGACGACGGCACCTCCCGCAGCGCCGCTGCGCATCCTGCTGACGAACGACGACGGCTACAACGCACCCGGCATCCGCAAGGCGTTCGAGCGCCTGACCGCCGCCGGGTACGACGTCACGATCGTCGCCCCGCTCACCAACCAGAGCGGCACCGGCACGAAGATGATGAGCGCCCCCACCCTCGCGGTGAAGCACCCCGAGCCGAAGGTGTGGGCCGTCGACGGCACCCCCGGGGACTGCGTGCTCTTCGGCCTGTCCGAGGTCTTCGAGGGCCGCGCCCCCGACCTGGTGGTCTCCGGCACCAACTTCGGCCCGAACGTCGCCGGCCTCGCCACCCACTCCGGTACGGTCGGCGGCGCCGTCGCCGCCCTGGAGAGCGGCGTCCCGGCCATCGCGCTGAGCACCGGCGGCATGGCCGTCCCCGACCCCGCCGCCACCGTCAACGCGATGGGCCCCACCATGGACTTCGCGGTCAAGCTGATCGACCGCCTGCGCACCCGGGCGAAGTCCGGACCGCTGCTGCCCAAGGGCGTCGGCCTGAACGTCAACCACCCGGTCGTCGGCGCGGACGGCAAGGGCACCGCCGCCGGGGTGGCCGCGACCTTCCAGGACCCGCAGGCCCCGCTCCAGCCGGACTTCACCGACTCCGGGGACGGCACCTGGAAGGTGGACGTACGGTTCCGCCCGCAGCCCCCCGCCAAGGGGGGTGACGTGGAGGCGGTGGGCGCGAACAAGATCGCCGTCAGCCCGATGAACGCCGACTGGAACACCGGACCGGCCGACTTCGCCGTCACGGCGGCCCTGGTCGCCGGAGTCCGCCCGTGA